One window from the genome of Chloroherpetonaceae bacterium encodes:
- a CDS encoding rod shape-determining protein, with protein sequence MGFLDFLSRDIAIDLGTANTLVYVRGKGIVLNEPSIVAYDRASRRVVALGHEARQMHEKTSRDVYTIKPLADGVIADYEAAEEMIRGLVRKALKDNSFGGSIRRMVIGIPSGITEVEKRAVRDSAEHAGAKEVYLVAEPMAAAIGLGLDVEAPYGNMVVDIGGGTSDIAVISLSGIAAGESIRVAGNEITNSILQHFRKTYNLAIGERTAEKIKMEIGSAYELDEELIATVKGRNLVTSLPEQRDVSSPEIREAIVEPINNIVNAIRRCLEMTPPELSADILDRGIILTGGGALIRGLDKRVSDETKLPVLVGEDSLTAVVRGTGKILENLDKYMNVLVRAKGR encoded by the coding sequence ATGGGTTTTTTGGACTTTCTATCTCGCGATATCGCCATTGATCTTGGAACTGCAAATACGCTTGTGTATGTCAGAGGAAAAGGCATTGTGCTTAATGAGCCTTCAATCGTCGCTTACGACCGTGCCTCTCGCCGCGTTGTGGCCTTAGGGCACGAAGCAAGGCAAATGCACGAAAAAACAAGCCGCGATGTTTATACCATTAAACCACTTGCCGATGGCGTTATTGCCGACTATGAAGCCGCCGAAGAAATGATTCGTGGGCTCGTGCGCAAGGCACTGAAAGACAATAGCTTTGGCGGCTCAATTCGCCGTATGGTGATTGGAATTCCTTCCGGGATTACTGAAGTTGAAAAGCGTGCCGTTCGCGATAGCGCCGAACACGCCGGTGCGAAAGAAGTCTATCTCGTAGCAGAACCAATGGCTGCTGCAATTGGGCTTGGGCTTGATGTTGAAGCCCCTTATGGAAATATGGTGGTTGACATCGGCGGCGGCACCTCGGATATTGCGGTTATTTCGCTTTCAGGAATAGCGGCCGGTGAATCAATTCGTGTCGCAGGAAATGAAATTACCAACTCGATTCTTCAACACTTTCGCAAAACCTATAACCTCGCGATTGGCGAACGAACCGCCGAGAAAATCAAAATGGAAATCGGCAGCGCGTATGAATTGGATGAGGAGTTAATTGCTACGGTAAAGGGAAGAAATTTGGTCACAAGCCTTCCCGAACAGCGCGATGTCAGTTCACCCGAAATTCGTGAAGCAATTGTTGAACCCATAAATAACATTGTAAATGCCATTCGCCGCTGTTTAGAAATGACACCTCCCGAGCTTTCAGCTGATATTCTAGATCGTGGAATTATTCTAACAGGAGGCGGTGCTTTGATTCGTGGGCTTGATAAGCGCGTCAGTGACGAAACAAAACTTCCGGTACTTGTGGGCGAAGATTCACTGACCGCCGTCGTGCGCGGTACTGGCAAGATTCTCGAGAATCTTGATAAGTATATGAATGTTCTTGTACGAGCAAAAGGACGCTAA